TTAAACCATTGAGCCTGTGGTTTAAACAGATTAAATACTTTTCGCGTTTGGTTCATAGATTTTATGGTAGGTCATTCTTGTCACAACTAAAAAAACAACAATGATAGTTAAACGGTATAAAGTCATTTGAACTATTTGTAATTAAAATGGTAAAATTAGATAGTGCAAAAAAAACAACCTCGTCGTCCCAAATACGTCAAGCAGCATGGTCATGGTAATAAATCAAGATGGATCTGTCAAAAGACCCTCCCGGGAAACCACCCTCCTCTGCGTCCTGAGCGCCATCCTCGTCGTGCTCAGGGTGAACCTCAggtacctcctcctcctcctccttgaCAACCTCCTCCTCCCGACTAACCTCACGAGAGGAAGACACCCAAGACAACCGACTCATCGGTGCAGATGATGATCCTTCAGTCAGCTCATCCATTTGGACTTGCACTCAGACTCGACCATGTCCCCGTCCCGTAGTTACTCCTTGTTACGTGGCTCTCTCGCGTCGAGGCGATGTTGTCTGTGTCTGCCTCCCCTATCTAAGTCGTGCGGTTGGTACCTGATTATCTGTCATTTTCCTGAAAACAAAATTTCGTAAGAGTATGAAGAAAACAAAattggaaatttaaaaaaaaaaccaagtaGAAGAAAAAGGGTTACAACCTCCACAATATGGAGTAGCAAGACAAGTAGAAGAAAAAGTAAAACAATGTTGATCACCATAACCATCATGAAAACAACAATTAGGATTATCAACAAAAGTGCAATGGGAAAAAAAAGGCACATGGGCAGGGTTTTAAGAGCTACCAACCTAAATAATAGAGATAAAGATACCAACTCTAAGGTCCATAGCTAAGATTGGAATGATAGTACATACAATAAAAAGCGTCAAAACAATATGAATAAGTGGCGTACTACTGATAAAGGAAAAGTTATTATGGAAAAAGAAGGGATAAACACCAcctggaagaataaaaagcaagGCTGTTATCAATAGGACCCCAATGCGACAAAAGTAAAAGCAACAATATTATTAATCATAACAACATGCATAATAACGAGAAAAGTAAAAATGAGAAGCAAAAGAACAAGATAAGCCTTGAAGCTTCCACCTGAGAAGCCTTAAGAAAATATACAAATTATAGCTCTAAGTGTAATGAGTATTGTAATTGTAGTTTCTCCCATTCTTCACCCgcacttttctctttttctcgtTGTGTTGTATCACATTCTATATATCTTCAAAATTCCCCATCCTCTTCAAATAAATAATGAATAGTGTCGCTGGAGGATGGAattggaagatgatgaatagtattgTTGGAGGGTGAAATCAGAAACTTCATCAATTTCACAGTCGTAATAATGCTACAAGGTTGAGCCGCAAAACATGGAACGGTGGTATTACAGTCCTATAAGAATTCCAACATATTTATCATTTTTAAGGAATATGAAACCAGTGATTGAGAGAATTGTGAACCAAATGTTACCATTATAGCTCTGAGGAGGAAGACAATAACTCCGACTAAAACGAACAATCTTTTATATAATGCAGAGAGAGAAGCAGTCATTACCACGAATATGGCTCATAAGGAGAACCGGAAGCACAAAAGTAGCAACAACGGGGTGAGCAAGGAGAAAGAAGGAAATCAGAGTAACGAGAAAGAGAAGAAGTAAGAGGCGCACATTGAACATGACCTAGCTTACTTAGAAACCCCAATCAGAAAAATTCACGAAACCTTCCCTAGCTTTAGAACGTGGGCCATCAGACACATTAGTAGATATCAAAGTTAGAAAGTCGAccactgataagtgccaaaatgtagttattttgtgtatggtGTAATTTCGTATACTTTGAGTTTTGTTacgtttttgtgtaaatatgtaccgtttgatagttatgttgtatttttgtaggttttattgcgttgtcggagcctcgaggaataaagtgacGAAGACACGGCTGTGAGAGCATTTTTGAAGAAATAATGTTGCTGTTCTAGTGTAGCGCGCTACGCACGCTGAAGGAGCAAAAGAAATAATTCTGGCAGAAGCTTGGGCGCGTCGCGAGCTCAGGAGGGCGCGTAGCGAGCTCTGGGGCGGTTTGATACATTAAGTGACAACGCGCGTCGCGTGCTGTAGGGCGCTTAGCGCACTGTGCGAAACtgagttttgtataaatagttcagaataaattttttagggttttatcacctCTTTCCCCCATGGaagagctctgatccatttttgatagtttagaggtataggaaacaccattgggtgctacatcatgtggattggcTATGGATTTATCTCGATTGCCTTGACATGGTGAgagtttccggttcatcttctttcttccctatgtttcattccaatggtgggttttgtatttatatttttactcttattgtatgtacatttgttgatTTTGGGGTCGTTTATATAttcactttacaaatcatcattgttgttgttcttgatctttttgcttaaatgttttgaatttgtgttgttgtagaaatagacatcatagatcttgattaggaatgataactattagtttctgaattgtagaaatagatttggggctaataatcgtaatggatatcgagtttaatgcctccgtgttgtttatgtcggtggagaaatcgtcgatgtgaatagtacagttgagctttcgtcggtgttgtagaaatggacactgatgtggcctCTCGAATGATGCCcagtgattttgatgcgtattgtgagtgttgagcgatagatcttcagatttaagtattcgacgggtagaacgaattgcaattccataactatttctcttagagtgtgtttggatgaggtaattagaaattttaagggaatttaaaattcaaagcaatttaaatgattcaattgaaatccattcattttaaattattttgttcggatgaagtattaaggtaattcattgttagattttttgggtattttttataaaatataaattttttggaccaaattaaaaaattgaaaagtagggaccaaattgcaatttttaaaaatttgaaggaccaaattgtaaattttaaaaattattaaggaccaatttgcaattttttaaaaatttttggggtcaattttataattttggaaaatatgaggaccaatttgtaaaatttgaagaaataataataaatacattttatggaacatgagaggaatttcaaattctttggtttttggtgtcatttcaaaatgattaaatttaacttagatgaaatactccataaatttccatcattttaacaattcttcatttttgtatccaaacaatggattttggtcaaatcattttaaatttcctcaaaacattactttccctcattaaaatgctccatccaaacacactcttagagtgtgtttggatggggtaattagaaattttaagggaatttaaaattcaaagcaattcaaatgattcaattgaaatccattcattttaaattattttgtttggatgaagtattaaggtaattcattgttagattttttgggtatttttttataaaatataaattttttggaccaaattaaaaaattgaaaagtagggatcaaattgcaatttttaaaaatttgaaggaccaaattgtaaattttaaaaattattaaggaccaatttgcaattttttaaaaatttttggggtcaattttataattttgaaaaatatgaggaccaatttgtaaaatttgaagaaataataataacaaatacattttatggaacatgagaggaatttcaaattctttggtttttggtgtcatttcaaaatgattaaatttaacttagatgaaatactccataaatttccatcattttaacaattcttcatttttgtatccaaacaatggattttggtcaaatcattttaaattccctcaaaacattactttccctcattaaaatgctccatccaaacacactattagactattaaaaatatttatttgcttttatttacttttcccgcatttacctttccgcacccaatcatgaaatttagaacgcgagatagtcgaacgacagtttttctcaaccaatctctgtggactacaaTACGATATAACTTATATCACCCgataataaataatacctattactttttgtttaccgcttcaacaaccaCCTAGCTAAGAAAGTTATAATCCACGAAAATTTAATTTGTATGCATATTGGGCGAAGGCCGAAGATCAATCTAATTTGTCAATAAAATgtgattttgtttgattttaaaaaacataaactaATTCTATGAAAACGGTTGCTATAGAACTTTAAATATTGAAGCAAAATCATTATTAAAAGGATTGATGCCCATGAGTTTAAGATACTACTGATATCTTTAATgcaaattattgaattttttaaaatttattttaaaataaactaaaataaaaaatgacatgATATCAAATTAGACTGTTTGATTGATCGAACATATCAATATCCAACTAAATTCAAGAGAACCAACGCGTTATATTTAAACaacaatattttaaaaagaatttaatGATAGTACATAGTCAGTGTAAAAAAAAGTTACACATACATCCTATTAGAATGGTTTAAAGTATCAAAtcataaaagtatttaaaaatttacGGTATGATTTGGCACTTTATATGATTGTCATTGGTTGAGAGTGTAAAAATAAGTGCACCATCCCTTTTctcttttaaaaaaactaataatattaaattttatattaattttgtttatgtGTTTGCGATGTTTACGCATATCAATTTTACATGTCAATTGTCAATATAATAATGAATCctcaatttttcttcttcttttcttttacgTGATCTCAGCTTTCAAATCTCAACCCTTAATCCACTTTTCTCCCTATTTTCAATTTCCAAATTCCTCTTTTCTTCCTATTTCAACGGCTTAGATATTTCCCAATTTTCTTCAACATgaactattttaattttaacatcACCACCGACACCATGTTCCTTCCTTACCGCCTAAATTAACATCACAGAATATCTTCCAACTTCGCCATTACTGCAAAAATACAACTATAAATTCATCAATCAAAACACATAACAAactatcttcttttctttctaatGGGTTCTCTACCGGCATTTCCAAACGGTTATCCTCCGAAGCAAAGAATTACCACCCTAATTGACGAAACTACCCTCGCCGATCTCTTCAAATCCCAGCAAAACCACCTCAACTTCTTCTTCAACCGCATCGACCATTCCCAAACCCTAGCCTTCACACGCACTCTCCTCAACGCCTCCGGCACCGTCTTCTTCACCGGCGTCGGTAAATCCGGCTTCGTCGCACATAAAATCTCTCAAACACTCGTCTCCCTCGGCATCCGTTCTGCTTTTCTATCCCCCGTCGATGCTCTGCACGGCGACATCGGAATCCTCACCGATCGCGATGTGCTCGTTCTTTTGAGCAAATCCGGTGCTACCGAGGAACTTATTCGCCTTGTTCCTTGCGCTAGAGCGAAAGGTACGCGTCTCATTGCTGTGACGTCCGTTGAAGGGAACGCGCTTTCGGCGGTGTGTGATATGACCGTGCATTTGCCGTTGGAGAGGGAGCTTTGTCCGTTTAACCTTGCGCCTGTTACTTCCACTGCGATTCAAATGGTTTTTGGTGATACGGTGGCGATTGCGCTCATGGCAGCAAGGAATCTCACCAAGGATGAGTACGCTGCTAACCATCCCGCTGGGAAAATCGGCAAGAGCCTCATCTTTAAGGTTTGCTTTTCTCTTTCGTGCATGTTTTCTGTTTTATGAACAAAATGAAATAACAGAGTATGCATTTCCTGCTAAATTGTGATTAGTTAATTATAGTAGATGTGATGAGTAATCGCGAGGTTTGTTAGAGATCTCCAATTTTGCTGTTCTGGATCGCAATTTAGGAGCTCTTTTATAAGGGAATCAATCAAATGAATTTGGTTTTGAAGGAAATAATTGCGATCTATGAAGCACGGATTCCACACTGACAAATCGACACCAGTGATAATCTGAAAACACAAATTAAATGTAATTACAAGTGTTGGTGTCAGACTCACTTTTTTTAGAGGTGTTGGTGCCACAAAGATTACGATTACAATGTTGTAAAAGATCTTTGATATTGTTGTTGTGAATTGTGATATAGCACTTTTTCTATCAGTGAATTAATTGGATCAATTAGGTTTTCAATGAAAACATTTTGATGAAGTGTAATTGGTTGTGATTGGGGTTGTGTGCAGGTAAGAGATGTGATGAAAAAAGACGAGGAGCTTCCTATTTGCAGGGAATCAGATTTGATTATGGATCAGCTTGTGGAGCTTACGAGTAAAGGATGTGGATGCCTTCTTGTTATTGACGATGATCGCCGTTTGATTGGGACATTTACTGATGGTGATCTGCGTCGTACCCTCAAAGCTAGTGGGGAAGGCATTTTCAAACTCACTGTAGGGAAAATGTGCAACAGGTAACAACACAGATCTGCACAAGCATTTTGCTTAAAAAACTTCTCTGATAGGAATTTATATTAcattgtgtgttttgtttgaggacattGGAGCTGTATAAATGATAGTGTGTTGGTGAGTTTTAGAAATGATTTTGCCTATTCTAAAACTTGTGTTCTCACACAGTGGCTTTAGGGCTATTATAGCACAGTAGAATTGGAACAACTCACCATTGTTCTGCAATACCCTGTTTTAGTACATATATTGTCAATTACTGCTCTCTAGCATAGTGAAGTTTAAACAAACCATTATATTCTGTGGTATGTGAATGACAAAACTggttaaaacataattttaatctAAAGACAAATGTTTGGTTAGTGTTAGATAGAATTGAATCATTTATTTACAATATACTTCAAACTTgcttttgaattaaaaatattttaatataaatcacCTCAATTGAAGCTCAATTTTGGCTAAATAAATAATTTGTGAATGTAATGCTTGTTCCATGACAGCTCTATGGATACAAACCTATGGATGTAATGTTGAACCTTTGATTTTGGGATTTCAGGAATCCGAGAACTATTGGTCCAGATGCTATGGCAGTGGATGCAATGAAGAAGATGGAAGCCCCTCCATCACCAGTCCAATTCTTGCCTGTGATAGATGATGACAATATTGTGATTGGGATTGTTACGTTGCATGGTTTGGTTTCAGCTGGTCTGTGATTATGTCTTATAAACCATAGAGCCTATGTTGCTATTAGTTCATTGAGTCATTCTTCAGCTGAGTTGTGATTATGTCGTATAAATCATTGAGTCATTCTTCAGCTGGGTTGTGATTATGTCCTATAAATCATAGAGCCTATGTTGCTATTAGTTCATTGAGTTATTCTTCAGCTGGGTTGTGATTATGTTGTATAAATCATAGAGCCTATTTTTCGCTATTAGTTCATTGAGTTATTCTTCAACTGAGTTGTGATTATGTCGGATAAATCATAGAGCCCATTTCCCTATTAGTTCATTGAGTTATTCTTCAGCTGGGTTGTGATTATATCGTATAAATCATAGAGCCTATTTCGCTATTAGTTCACTGAGTCATTCTTTATAGCATTTGCATTTGAATGCGGCCAATTTCGAGCGGGATTCTGGTGTTCTTCTGTAACTCTATTCCACAGGGAAATAGGATATCTTTTCCATCTCACTTTTGGTTCAAGAGTGCAAATTGTTTGATGAAAACAACTTTCTCCACACTCTACATTTCTATAAATCATCTAGAGTATTTTCGGACATGAAAAACACTACTTTTTGTTCAGAAGTGCACGTCCTGTGCCAACCCAGAAACTGTATTTTTTCTGGTTGGGAAAAGTTCCTCCCTTGTTTGATGCTATGTTGGACCTATTTGTCTCATGGGTCTGGCTTTGTATTACTATATCCGTGTGTCTATTTATTGTCCTACTTTCAGGAAGTAAGAGATGTTGTTTATGAAGATTTgtgtaaattattaatttatcattGTATATTAGTTCCTCCCTTGTATTGAATGTTAAAAATATGCACATGTTTCAAGTTCCAACAATAGCTGATCTAGTTGCTAATGATTCAGCTCATATCGGATATAGACATTGGTTTTGGGGTATTTGAAAATGAACTTCTATGGCCACTTTACACCATTAAATCAGATTTGGTCTTTATATAAATTATTGATACAACATGAATAAATTAGACAATTTCTTTATGGATATGGACCCCATTATGGACCCATGGGGTGAGGACCCTTGCTAAATCAGATTTGGTCTTTATATAAATTATTGATACAACATGAATAAATTAGACAATTGTTAAGAATACTGAATACAGAGAGATAGAAGAGACTGATAGTATATTGTTTTTCTTAGAAACTTTGTGGCGTATTTTACATATACCACGAAGTGGTATTTATAGTGTCAAGTTTTTAGCATTTACTATGAAATTTCTATGAATGATAGACATGTAATATTCATTcctatttcaaaataataataataataataataataataataataataataataataataataataataattgtttattattataaCACTCCCCCTTTTGCAATATTTGCCGCAGTGTTCCGTTGAAGTTTTGTTGAGATGAATCCTATGGGAACATaagttgcctcgttaaaaaccttattaGGAAAAATCCATTGGGATAAAAACCTTAATAagggaaaaagagtacaacattATGCTCCCCCTCAATAGAACACATATAGCTCTTCTTTAAAGATTTCGAAGGTGACGCATTCCAATACTTTGTACATGCTTCTTAAAAATTGATGTAGGAAGTGCCTTTGTAAAAGGATCTGCTACGTTATCACTTGAACGAATATACTGAATATCAACCTCTTTGTTTCTTTTCAGTTCTTGTGTGAATGAGAAAAACTTTGGAGGGATATGCTTGGTTCTGTCACTTTTTATGTAACCTTCTTTCATCTGGGTAACACATGCCGCATTGTCTTCATACAAAATTGTTGGATTATTATCAATTGGTAAACCAGACGCTCCCTGGATATGTCGAGTTACCGATCGTAACCATCTACACTCTTTGCTTGCTTCATGAAGGGCAATTACTTctgcatgatttgaagaagttgctaCAAGAGTTTGCTTTTGAGATCTCCATGATATTGCAGTGTTGCCATATGTGAATATATATCCAGTTTGTTATTTAGCATTATGTGGATCTGACAAATATCCTGCATCTGCATAACCAAGCAAAACTGATTTtgtattgttagaataaaataaaccaaGATCAGATGTACCTCGAAGATATCGAAGTATATGCTTTATTCCTTTCCAATGTCTTTTAGTAGAGCATGAACTAAATCTTGCTAGTAAATTCACTACAAAAGCTATATCGGGTTTTGTATAGTTAGCAAGGTACATGAGTGCCCCAATGGCACTGAGGTATGGAACTTCTGCGCCAAGATCCTCTTCATTACTTTCCTTAGGCCTAAAAGGATCCTTTTCAATATTAAGGGTTCTACCCATCATTGGACTACTCAAAGGATTTGCCTTGTCCATGTTGAATCTTCTCAATACCCTTTCTGTGTAATTTGATTGGTGTACTAATATACCATTTTTAGTGTACTCAATCTGTAAACCAAGGCAGAATCTGGTTTTTCCCAAATCTTTCATTtcaaattttttctttaaataatttcttgcttctttgatttctttattagtcccaatgatatttaaatcatcaacataaacaacaattatTACAAATCCGGatattgtttttcttataaaaacacaAGGACAAATAGGATTATTCTCATAGCCTTCTTTAAGTAAATATTCACTTAGTCTATTGTACCACATGCGCCCGGATTGTTTTAACCCATACAATGACCTCTGCAACTTAATTGCATACATTTCTCTAGGTTTTGATGTCTCATGCATTTTAAATCCTTCTGGGATTTTCATGTATATATCAATATCAAGTGATCTATATAAATAAGCAATAACAACATCCATAAGATACATATCAAGATTGTTAAATACTGATAAACCAATTAAATAACGAAAAAGTAATGGCATCCATAACAGGAGAATATGTTACCTCATAATCAATTCCTGGTCTTTGGTAAAAACCTTGTGCAACGAGACGAGCTTTGTATTTGacaatctcatttttctcatttcgtTTTCTTACAAAAACCCATTTATACCCAACAGATTTCACACCTTTAGGTATAGCCACAATAGAGCCAAATACTTTTCGATTATTAAGAGAATTTAACTTAGTATCTATAGCATCTTTCCAATTTTTCCAGTCATGTCTATTTTGACATTCATTCATAGTTTGTGGTTCTGAATCATCATTAATAATTTCACATGCAATggaaaatgaaaatatttcatcTATATTCATACCTTTTCGGTTCCACAAATTTCTCGtatcaacataattaattgaaatctcAAGATCATTCTTATTTCTAGTTTCACTATCAATGATCTCATTTTCATCATCTTGTGCTTCTTCGAGAGCACGCTTTTCAATTTTGGACTTATCATTATCTAATGTCTTTTTAAGATCACTTTCAATCATATTCACCTTTtctattccctttctttttcgggGATTTGTGTCTTTGGATCCCATAGGTCGGCCACGTTTCAAGTGT
The Vicia villosa cultivar HV-30 ecotype Madison, WI linkage group LG6, Vvil1.0, whole genome shotgun sequence genome window above contains:
- the LOC131610099 gene encoding probable arabinose 5-phosphate isomerase; this encodes MGSLPAFPNGYPPKQRITTLIDETTLADLFKSQQNHLNFFFNRIDHSQTLAFTRTLLNASGTVFFTGVGKSGFVAHKISQTLVSLGIRSAFLSPVDALHGDIGILTDRDVLVLLSKSGATEELIRLVPCARAKGTRLIAVTSVEGNALSAVCDMTVHLPLERELCPFNLAPVTSTAIQMVFGDTVAIALMAARNLTKDEYAANHPAGKIGKSLIFKVRDVMKKDEELPICRESDLIMDQLVELTSKGCGCLLVIDDDRRLIGTFTDGDLRRTLKASGEGIFKLTVGKMCNRNPRTIGPDAMAVDAMKKMEAPPSPVQFLPVIDDDNIVIGIVTLHGLVSAGL